One region of Peromyscus eremicus chromosome 4, PerEre_H2_v1, whole genome shotgun sequence genomic DNA includes:
- the Grem1 gene encoding gremlin-1: protein MNRTAYTVGALLLLLGTLLPAAEGKKKGSQGAIPPPDKAQHNDSEQTQSPPQPGSRTRGRGQGRGTAMPGEEVLESSQEALHVTERKYLKRDWCKTQPLKQTIHEEGCNSRTIINRFCYGQCNSFYIPRHIRKEEGSFQSCSFCKPKKFTTMMVTLNCPELQPPTKKKRVTRVKQCRCISIDLD from the coding sequence ATGAACCGCACCGCCTACACTGTGGGAGCTTTGCTTCTCCTCTTGGGGACCCTACTACCGGCAgctgaagggaaaaagaaagggtCCCAAGGAGCCATCCCACCTCCAGACAAGGCTCAGCACAATGACTCTGAGCAGACCCAGTCCCCGCCACAGCCTGGCTCCAGGACCCGGGGGCGGGGCCAGGGGCGAGGCACCGCCATGCCTGGAGAGGAGGTGCTGGAGTCCAGCCAGGAGGCCCTGCACGTGACAGAGCGCAAGTACCTGAAGCGAGATTGGTGCAAAACTCAGCCCCTGAAGCAGACCATCCATGAGGAGGGCTGCAACAGCCGCACTATCATCAACCGCTTCTGCTATGGCCAGTGCAATTCCTTCTATATCCCCAGGCACATCAGGAAGGAGGAAGGCTCCTTTCAGTCTTGCTCCTTCTGCAAGCCCAAGAAGTTCACCACTATGATGGTCACGCTCAACTGTCCTGAGCTACAGCCACCCACCAAGAAGAAGCGGGTGACACGTGTGAAGCAGTGTCGTTGCATATCCATCGATTTGGATTAA